Proteins from one Anopheles nili chromosome 2, idAnoNiliSN_F5_01, whole genome shotgun sequence genomic window:
- the LOC128720083 gene encoding protein giant-like, translating into MMAQFMMDLKAEPRLSPSLYSPASPKMADQNCRPQSTDSGVLDLSKRRDSLDARKTPSPSYHCFSDVGGTPPPSNHSSPQCEPAAPGGPESTILLNYSDMVRVRRLSPTKSLLHFDELRHHTHQGHLLPTPQTFHRHGLGLAKGTHPETDILQQHLLQHQSHRTPAMSPYLLPAAAAAVALQHHHHLQQQLPQPAQQQSPICPAVAFSSSPVRHRELDVLSESGSEGTSLVSSSQRPKIKEEGTGGKPTAAGQYPMVVGRDGKLSRPFKAYPRDPLSLAAGFVASDTILDTNSAEKYNLFRKRMLEQIHAANGGQPTVSNPKMRRLAGCSSRSAASSQSAALSDASSESCDEKPPSQQAPEHSFTSNMAAKSQPKPGVGEMSQRSAIASANQHVMTPSQDATEPPSSDHADSSDVTGLSSCDSAPGASEQTSLSSLSMTVNGGGGGVKDSAYYERRKKNNAAAKKSRDRRRIKEDEIAIRAAFLERENIELKFELAAARKQLALYGVTTSVAS; encoded by the exons ATGATGGCTCAATTCATGATGGACCTAAAAGCAG AACCCCGTCTCAGCCCGTCACTCTACTCCCCGGCCTCACCTAAAATGGCCGACCAAAACTGCCGCCCTCAATCGACCGATTCCGGTGTGTTAGATCTGTCGAAACGGCGTGATTCGTTGGATGCCCGTAAAACGCCTTCTCCATCGTACCACTGCTTCAGTGACGTCGGTGGTACGCCTCCACCCAGTAACCATAGTTCGCCACAATGCGAACCCGCGGCCCCCGGTGGACCCGAAAGCACAATCCTTCTCAACTACAGCGATATGgtgcgggttcgtcgcttatctCCCACCAAGTCTCTGCTCCATTTTGACGAGTTGCGGCACCACACGCATCAAGGCCATCTGCTTCCTACCCCCCAAACCTTCCACCGACATGGGCTAGGTCTGGCGAAAGGCACACACCCGGAAACGGACATTTTGCAGCAACATTTGCTACAACACCAGTCACACCGAACACCAGCAATGTCGCCCTATTTGCTTCCGGCGGCAGCCGCAGCGGTGGCTCTtcaacatcaccaccatctCCAGCAGCAACTTCCTCAGCCTGCGCAACAACAGTCTCCGATATGCCCGGCGGTGGCCTTTTCATCCAGTCCCGTGCGCCATCGGGAACTTGACGTTTTGTCCGAATCCGGCTCCGAAGGCACGTCCTTAGTTAGCTCGAGCCAACGGCCCAAGATCAAAGAGGAAGGAACGGGTGGTAAACCGACGGCAGCTGGCCAATACCCGATGGTGGTGGGTCGAGATGGCAAGTTGTCGCGGCCCTTTAAGGCATATCCTCGCGATCCGCTAAGCCTTGCGGCTGGTTTCGTAGCAAGTGACACCATCCTGGACACAAACTCAGCCGAAAAGTACAACCTATTTCGGAAACGCATGCTCGAACAGATCCACGCCGCAAACGGAGGACAACCGACCGTTTCGAACCCAAAAATGCGCCGTCTCGCGGGATGTTCCTCGCGATCAGCCGCCTCATCACAATCGGCCGCTCTCAGTGACGCATCGTCTGAATCGTGTGATGAAAAACCGCCATCGCAGCAAGCGCCCGAACATTCGTTCACATCCAACATGGCGGCCAAATCACAACCGAAGCCCGGTGTCGGCGAAATGTCGCAACGATCCGCCATTGCGTCAGCCAATCAGCACGTAATGACGCCATCGCAGGACGCAACCGAACCACCGTCAAGCGACCATGCGGATTCGAGTGACGTCACCGGGCTGTCATCGTGTGACTCCGCCCCCGGTGCTAGCGAACAAACGTCATTGTCGTCGCTCTCCATGACGGTcaatggcggtggtggtggtgtgaagGATTCGGCCTACTACGAGCGACGCAAGAAGAACAACGCGGCAGCAAAGAAATCTCGCGATCGGCGTCGAATTAAGGAGGATGAAATTGCGATCCGTGCTGCGTTTCTCGAGCGGGAAAACATTGAGCTTAAGTTTGAGCTGGCCGCTGCCCGGAAGCAGTTGGCGTTGTACGGTGTGACGACCTCCGTTGCGTCCTAG